AATTTCCTCCTTTTTAAAGGAGGACTAATGAGGATTTTTGGTAAATTTTTTGGGCAGCCTTATCCTGGTCGAAGGATTGCTTCTTTGTACCTGTGCTGAACCATGTCCTGACGATAGGTCAGGATCTATTCAGTATCAAGACAAAGAAGTTAGAAAGAAAAGAAATAATATAATTGAAGTAAATACTTTTAAAGATTCTGTCCAGAAAATATATGACATCTACACCAATGACAATCAAGGTGAAACTCCAATAGTTGTCAATGAAAAATCCTCGAGATTGCCACGCCTTAGCTTGTGTTGAGAATGAGGGAGAAATTGCCTCGCTTAATTCCTAAATTTCGGAGAAAATAAAAGCGGAAAAAATCTTTGAATTTATTGATAGGCTTCAATCATGCTCTTTAGTATGGTTGCAGAAGATGAATTTTTAATCTTCTCAAGCGCGCTTTTCTCAATCTGTCTTATTCTTTCTCTCGTGAGGCTGAATCTCTTCCCAACCTCGTCTAGCGTACAGGCATTTTCATATCCGATGCCAAACCTCATCTTAACCACCTCTCTTTCTCTAGTATTCAGCATTGAGAGGGCGGTCTCCAAGCTTTTTGGAAGCAATGCAGCCGCAATTAGAGAATCCGCAGGTACTGACTTTGGATCTGCAAAAACATCAATAAAGCTCATGTTTTGCCCTTGAAGGGTTGTGTCAAGGCTCAATACCCTATCATTATCCCCAAGAACCCAGCTTATATTCGCCTCCGACATCCTCGCTTTATCCGCCACCTCCTTGTTCAACGGCCGTCTTCCCATCTCTTTCGCGAGATCATTCCGTATTTTTCTGACCTTACTCGATTTTTCAAGCACATATGCAGGTACCCGTACCGGTTTAATCTGACTCAATGAAGCCCTCAATATAGACTGAGTTATCCACCAACTGGCATATGTCGAGAACCTGTAACCTCTCTTATAATCAAATTTCTCGACAGCCTTTATCAGTCCCAAATTTCCCTCTTGCAGAAGATCTAAATAGGGTATCCCCCTTCCAACATATTTCTTGGCGATGCTTGCAACGAGCCTCAAATTTGATTTGATAAATTGGTTTCTTAGTTCTGTCGCCCTGATATTATTCGCTTCTAGAAGGCTGAAGAGCTTTTTCAGACGTTTATCCAAATCGCCATTTTTGTATATCCGATTTCTATGATTCAGTATTTTACGTAACTCGCGTATAGTCCTATCTCCATTATTACCGAGTCTTCTGCCGATAATCCCCTCGAATACCTTAAGAATCTTTTCTGACCTTGATTCGCATCTTTTTATTTTTGAGGCGATTTCAACCTCCTCGCCCGGAGTGAGGAGCGGTTCTGAACCAACTTCCTTAAAATATGAATTTATTAATCTTAGATCCTGATCTTGAATCGCTTTCTTACTACCTGTGTTTTCGCTTTCCGAAACTTGATTGGTTCCCTGATAAGAAATCTCCTCAATCTCATGTTCGGAATCCACACCAGTAAGCAACCCAGCGACGGTCTCAGTATCCGCCGTGCTGTAATCAACGGTTATATAGTCATTTTTTGTCTCGTCCATAATCATCTACTCTCTAATGACTTATGATGCATTATTGAGGTATTGGATGCAAGAAAATTTAAAACCTTTCTAACTCCTTTAAACCTTCAAAAATTCGTAAGGTTTCAATTTTATGTCCAAAGAACCTGAATTAACTATTTAATTTTATGACTGAATCACTATATGTTAGGCTCAACGTTCATGAACATATCATGAGGATCAACGCGGGGAACAGAACAGGAAACTCTCTTGCTTTTAACCTCTTAGCAACACTGGACTAACCCCCGTCTGCAATCAAGATGACACAATCTTGGGTATCACGTTCAAATTCAACGTGGAATCATTAGATCAATATTTTACTGGATGGTGGTTCCTCCCGGATCACCAGAAGCTTTACGCCTTATATCATCCCATTTTTGAGTTAATATATTAAGCCGAGAATCGGCATCCGCAATTTTCCCACTACTCAAAAGTGTTAATAAATCCCACATATCCTTCGCCGAATTTTCGTTAGGTATTGTATACGGATGAATAAAAGAACATATTTCTCCATAATTAAGAACCACAGATCCGGAAGGATCAAACCCGGATAGGAGTGAATAAAGCTTCCTCATGCCGGCC
The window above is part of the Thermodesulfobacteriota bacterium genome. Proteins encoded here:
- a CDS encoding sigma-70 family RNA polymerase sigma factor, yielding MDETKNDYITVDYSTADTETVAGLLTGVDSEHEIEEISYQGTNQVSESENTGSKKAIQDQDLRLINSYFKEVGSEPLLTPGEEVEIASKIKRCESRSEKILKVFEGIIGRRLGNNGDRTIRELRKILNHRNRIYKNGDLDKRLKKLFSLLEANNIRATELRNQFIKSNLRLVASIAKKYVGRGIPYLDLLQEGNLGLIKAVEKFDYKRGYRFSTYASWWITQSILRASLSQIKPVRVPAYVLEKSSKVRKIRNDLAKEMGRRPLNKEVADKARMSEANISWVLGDNDRVLSLDTTLQGQNMSFIDVFADPKSVPADSLIAAALLPKSLETALSMLNTREREVVKMRFGIGYENACTLDEVGKRFSLTRERIRQIEKSALEKIKNSSSATILKSMIEAYQ